One genomic window of Thermoproteales archaeon includes the following:
- a CDS encoding FAD-dependent oxidoreductase produces the protein MNNRERIVIVGYAAAGMTAAGYAKTYSRLAEVTVFEKRSYAIYHPCSIHDVLMRVLPGWELIIEEPPKMPGFNVYTSTEVEDIDPNAKMVYAKNLKTGKKVKTEYDKLILATGSIPFIPSSIKIEDKDKIYTIKTVEDGRRLEEEAEKAKSVVVIGGSFIGIEMGYALAKRGLQVTILEYFQDLMYEKLEKRISKLLLKKLQEKGINVVLGEGANAIFSRGGKKVVSTATKEFKADFVVVATGSRPNIELAKKMGVEIGSLGGIKVDNRMQTSVPYVYAAGDNVESLELISRKPVLSLLASTAVRQGRVAGINVVGGNDFFPGTVNAWIVNLHDFQFGATGITKEYAEKIGYKPVSVGLSTYVKPSIYSENQIVNMQIVLDSETHRVLGFHILGERDVALWLDVMTQVIIDRKTVEDVARIELVYTPSVRECIDPLHKLADSALRRLRR, from the coding sequence ATGAATAATAGAGAGCGAATAGTTATTGTAGGTTATGCAGCAGCTGGAATGACAGCAGCAGGTTACGCCAAAACCTATAGCAGATTAGCGGAAGTAACGGTTTTTGAAAAAAGGAGCTATGCGATATATCACCCATGTTCCATACATGATGTTTTAATGAGAGTACTTCCGGGTTGGGAGTTAATAATCGAGGAACCGCCTAAAATGCCAGGGTTTAACGTCTATACCTCGACAGAAGTAGAAGATATAGATCCAAATGCTAAGATGGTATATGCTAAAAATCTTAAAACTGGTAAAAAAGTAAAAACTGAATACGATAAGCTGATACTTGCAACAGGCTCTATCCCATTTATTCCTAGCTCTATTAAAATTGAGGATAAGGATAAGATTTATACGATAAAAACAGTTGAAGATGGCAGAAGACTGGAAGAAGAGGCTGAAAAAGCGAAGAGCGTAGTGGTTATTGGAGGAAGTTTTATAGGCATAGAAATGGGTTATGCTCTCGCAAAAAGGGGGTTGCAGGTTACTATACTGGAATACTTTCAAGATTTAATGTATGAGAAACTAGAGAAGCGAATTTCAAAGTTACTGCTGAAGAAGTTGCAGGAAAAAGGGATAAATGTAGTGTTGGGAGAAGGTGCTAACGCTATCTTTTCTAGAGGAGGTAAAAAGGTAGTTTCTACGGCGACAAAGGAATTTAAAGCCGATTTCGTAGTGGTGGCAACCGGGTCAAGACCTAACATTGAACTGGCTAAAAAAATGGGTGTTGAAATAGGCTCGCTGGGAGGAATAAAAGTCGATAATCGCATGCAAACAAGCGTACCATATGTTTACGCGGCAGGAGACAACGTAGAATCGCTTGAATTAATTTCTAGGAAACCCGTATTAAGCCTTTTAGCGTCAACAGCTGTTAGACAGGGGAGAGTTGCGGGGATAAACGTAGTAGGCGGGAATGATTTCTTTCCTGGAACTGTTAACGCTTGGATAGTAAATCTTCACGATTTCCAGTTTGGAGCTACAGGAATAACAAAAGAATACGCCGAGAAAATAGGCTATAAACCTGTTTCAGTCGGCTTATCTACCTATGTAAAGCCAAGCATATATTCAGAAAATCAAATAGTTAATATGCAAATAGTTTTAGATTCGGAAACTCATCGGGTATTAGGCTTTCATATATTGGGTGAAAGGGATGTGGCTCTTTGGCTCGATGTTATGACTCAGGTAATTATC